The Rosa chinensis cultivar Old Blush chromosome 7, RchiOBHm-V2, whole genome shotgun sequence DNA segment GGTTGGCTCGACAAGAAGCTAGGGATGCAGCTGCTAATTAATTAATCTTGTTCAAGCTTCTTGGAATTATTGGAAGCGTCTATGGAAGCTTAAAGTGCCCCCCACAAATACTTCATTTTTTGTGAACATTCTAGAATGGGGTTAATCCGGTGCATGGAGAATTTGCAATGGAAGTGTATCACCCAATTGTACCTGCTTCTGCTGTCAACAAGGGATGTAGTCGCCTATACACGCAACTTGGAGTTGTGGTCGGTGTGTTGCTGTGTTGGAAAGGGCAGGCTTTCTCTCTAAATTCATCCTGTTAGTTTCCAACTTCTATTCAATTTCTTGAGCATGCTATGAAATCTTTATGTGAGGAAGAGCTTGAGCTCTTAGCTATTCCATTATGGATGGATTGGCATGAACGAAATAATTGTTATCATAAGGGAACTGTAAGTGCAACCTTGTGTTATCTTTGAGAATTGGGTGAACTATTTAAAAGGAGTCAATGAGGCTTGGTGAGGACAGCTGGAAGTGGGGTTGCTGGGAATAGGCATTGTGGAAGAGCTACTGTGAAGAGATGGTTTCCCCCTAATTCAGGGAAGTTTAAGCTCAAAAGTGATGGGGCTGCGTGTGTTCGTATTGGTGTTAGGAAGCTGGGGCCATTATTCTGGATGATTTTGGAGTAATGAAAGCCGCATTAGGGTAGCGCTTTCAGCAACAACTTTCATCGGTGGTGACGGAGCTCTTGGCTAGTAAAATGGGGTTGGAGCTTGGGCGGAGAGGAGGTTGGTCAGAATGAAGGTTGAGACAGATTGTCTTGAAGCAATGCAATTGGTAAATGAGGAGGATAGATGTTATGCGGCTAAGGAAGTTATTGTGGCGTATATACTTCTTTTTCATATCGCTTCCATCCGTCATACGCGGTGTGAATCGAATAAAGCTGCACCCTATTGCTAATTATGTAGGCCTGGAAAGTGGGCGAATCTTATGGTCAGAGGATGGACCTCCTTGTCTCATATCAATTATCGATAGCGATATAGCTTTTGACCGATTATCATGCTAGGGCTATGAGTAACTCGCACCTTCCTATGTTCTTGGAAGTTCCTGAGCTCACACCTCAGTCTTATTcttgtattttttatttaaggaaTAAAAGTTTCTTTctatcttcaaaaaaaaaaaaaaaaaatttttttttaccaatcaCGATTGGTTATTTGTGTGTGTTGTACTGTTGTCGAATACTTTATGAGCAATTATATATGATATTTCCAAAACAAATATGATTATACTACTAAAGTACGTGTGGACATCAGCAGTAAAGTTTACTACTTTTAGACATATACATGGTGAAAGTAGTGAGGAAGGGGTTGCTGTTGTTATGCAATTACAGTCATGATCACCTGGTCACCTACTGACCAAATATCATTTGGTCAGTCACCGTTCGATTGacatcggacggttgacagctctCATCTTAGATTTCATCACTtagctgtcaaccgtccgatgtCAATCGAACGGTGACTGACCAAATAATATTTGGTCAGTAGGTGACCAGGTATTATTTGGTCAGTAGGTGACCAGGTGATCATGACTGATTGCATACGGCCCCGTTCACATGGTCACCTACTGACCAAATATCATTTGGTCAGTCACCGTTCGATTGAGATCAGACGGTTGACAGCTCTCACAATTATTAGTAAGGGCTTGTAAGTTGCAATTAAAGTCGTTTATCGAGAGAGCTTGCAATTCGGTGATACTGGGAAATGTTAATTTGAAAATGGAATATGTAATTTGTGCATTTCAGCCTGATCTGTCGCATGCCGTTACACCATTTTGGATTTTTCAAGTGTATCAATGTGTGAGAAGAAGTTAAAAAGTTGCATATTCATTCATGTCGTTCAGGTAGAGGAGTTCTAAAACAGCATAGTATATTCAcactttttttaattatttttaatacAAATCTCTCTATTTAACATACTTATAAAATCTGATATTCAATGTAcgaaaaaaagaatatatatttaattatttactaTTTAGAGACGTGTGAATAAAATTTGTCGcgaatattttctttttctagttcCGTATTGGCGGGAAAGCAGACGAAACTTCCACACCGCTTTACCAGGTGGGGCTGGAAAGTAAAACAAAGCAGCATCACCGTAAATAGACAAACCACACAGGGGCATATCCGTCAAGATAGCGCCAAATATGTTAAAGCCCTCCAGCCTCCACTGTACTACTACTTCGCTTAATCCCCACCTCAAATTCGAAACCCTAGCCCCGCTAAGCTTCCTCCGCCGCAGATTCTCACAAACCCTCTCAGACCCTCACAGCCATGTCGCACTTCGGACGATCTGGACCGCCGGACATCAGAGACACCTACTCGCTCCTTGTTCTCAACATCACTTTCCGTAATTGCCCCCTCCTAATCCCTAAAATTCCACTCCTTTTtgtcaaaaccctaatttttgtCCGATGACCTGATCTTTCTATGTGGCTTTTGCAGGAACCACCGCCGACGATCTGTTCCCGCTGTTTGATAAGTACGGGAAGGTCGTCGACGTGTTTATCCCCCGAGACCGGAGGACCGGCGATTCGCGCGGCTTCGCTTTTGTGCGGTATAAGTATCAGGATGAGGCGGCCAAGGCCGTGGATAAGCTCGACGGTGAGATGGTTACTGATCTCGAAAGGTTTTGAGTGGAAGAAGATAAggttttgtgattttgatgAATTGAGGTGTTTTTGGTTTCAGGGAGAGTTGTGGATGGGAGAGAGATTATGGTTCAGTTTGCTAAGTATGGTCCAAATGCTGAGAGGATGTAAGTTTTTCGATATCTCTTATGATATTTTGTGCTGGGTTTCGTGTCGATTTTGGTTATGGATTTTGGTTGGGATTGTTGCTGTTTTTATTAATTTGAAGTGTTTGTGTTCTGTTTCCAAGCTCCAGTCACAAGGGAAAGATAAGTGAATCTTCCTCCAAGTTGAAAAGCAGCAGGTCAAGAAGCCGTAGCCCTCGTCCAAGGTGAGGTTCTTTCTTGGGCTGAATTTGGGTGGACATAAAATGGTGTAGTCTGTCATTGTGTAAACATGCTGAAGAATGCTAAAGAATGAAACACATTGCTGTTTTCTGTAGTAGGTTGGGATTGCTGATCTTCTGCGCTTAtttgataaataaaaaagaaaaaagaaaaaggaaagtaTCAGACTTTTGATCTGATTTGTAGTTACTGATTCTTTAGCATCACTGCACTTCTACTTGGAGTTACCTCCTGATAAAGTTATATGTTAGTGAAGAATTTATCGTGGACCAGTCCACTGTTTGTTATAGTACATTTGGGCATTAGTACTCTTTTACTACTTGATGGTTGTGGATGTACATATGTAGCAGTTTGATGGTTGTGGCTTACCTACAGCATAGGGTCTAGCAGCTTAGATTATCAAATTCgtgtttttttgt contains these protein-coding regions:
- the LOC112179347 gene encoding serine/arginine-rich splicing factor SC35 isoform X1; the protein is MSHFGRSGPPDIRDTYSLLVLNITFRTTADDLFPLFDKYGKVVDVFIPRDRRTGDSRGFAFVRYKYQDEAAKAVDKLDGRVVDGREIMVQFAKYGPNAERISSHKGKISESSSKLKSSRSRSRSPRPRYRDEYKDRDYKRRSRSRSRDRYDRDRHHRSEREHRYRSRSRSASPDNRKRSKYDDERRSRSRSYGSVSPARPSSKSRRSLSPRRTPPRSESPDARHRNDRSPTPKDVSPQARREDSLSPRKSDADE